The Rhizoctonia solani chromosome 1, complete sequence sequence TCTCCACCTGTAcccattgccttaagcaacttcctcattgtagatacatagcttgccattgtcaTTAGGactttggtcattgtacttaggtagttagttgttgtaggtagcctccccaccgccttaagcggtctacTCAGtccatacggccacaagcgcccgctacctagacgacccttaaggacgtctaggacactaggtaattgaccttacgtcggttgcaaaccgttctgcacccCACCCACTCagatccaacaaacaagagagcctcctgtactagtacaagggaaatcaggtgattggacttgccttttgctgttaataatcaaaccagcgtcggtcccacctagtaccaaattactacaaggcagacaggtcttaattgtccgcatacccccagtcactgcaccctctacctgcaaccttagacagttgatccacccgcttgcagaaaacctgctccacatcacgcctgcTCACGGCTGctgattggttgaaaggactgtccaacgctaggttggttgagacaaaggtttagcgtttgagtagtaaagcaacccataagtcctgatataggcaccccgGCTATCAGCCCCCATCATCCCCAcattgcccaccattacctcccgcaccccctcttgcgcttcctcccgcaccccctcttgcgcttcctcccgcaccccctcttgcgcttcctcccgcaccccctcttgcgcttcctcccgcaccccctcttgcgcttcctcccgcaccccctcttgcgcttcctcccgcaccccctcttgcacttcctcccgcgcctcccagcacaccgcttcccaccaaggccgttcATACCCTcatgaaatggcaacccgctcccagaGCACCGCTTGTCCCCCgtcccctctcaatcaaggagagttgggacccgctATTTTGGCAACCGCCAATGAGCCAACAAGCCTCGAACCcaaggtctatggggaaATCTCCCTCGGCTGcgcaatctccctcctcctgggattgcaaaaccaagtcctccggCTCAAACGGGAACTTGAGGAACAAAAAGAAGCcacaaaggaagcccaagactggatgggggcagttgatcaagccctcacttgcatcaagactaggggtggagccccacacacaccagaagaccggaaacctccggcaatcgaggccacgcccaggcccatacccaaaaccaaccctcttccagcgcctagtgcgcccctcattgcctgggccaaccccacaAAAGCTCCCCCCGCCTTTGCACAGCCAACTCCCATCCGGgctcccccgcaagtccatactccccctACATCTGCGCCTATCAGACTCCAATCCCCCCATGTCCCTCAACCAGTAGCCGCGTACCAACCCCCGGTTAAGGTAGACCACCCTGATGCCTACACTGGGAAAATAGGGAATGAAGCCCGCCAATGGTTAACcaggatgttggcatgggtacaCCTCAATCAAAGGATGTTTCCCACGGATCAGGAGACGTtgtcattcctcctgatgaacatgaaggacgtgGCAGGAGCATGGGCGCACCCCCATCttgatcaacttgggtcccacagggcctcAATCCAAACAGTTGACAATTTCAGGATGGAGTTCTTGACTGCGTTTGGTAACCCAGATGCTACACAAGCCGCCAAGCGGCAAATCACaaaccttactcagacaggcacctgtgctgagtacatcacaaggttcaggaccattgctatggacctggactggaacaacgccgccctccgtgggcaatttgcacgtggcctccactgggaggtcagccatcttattgccacccgcaaacagcgcccaaccaccctccttgagctgcagaatgcggCTCTGGTCATCGATGgcgccctccgtgaggaacgtgccagccacccgcctaagggtagtaagtctggaacctcttcttccacccccaataggggggcaagtaccagccaacaggccacaagaccagggcgcctctctaacaaccccaactttgtctccaaggaggagcaaaacCGCCGCCGTGCTGAAGGCTTATGCATCAAGTGCAGCAAattgggccacaagtttgcagaatgccgcaccggctggaaagccacgcctaAAGAGGAAGGCGTCAAAAAGGAATCCGccaatgttgtagacacaattgataccagggaatttattcccattttctcgaatttaaacaaagacaaacggacaaccttttcaatcacgtgactttggcgcttatatatcatacgctaagcgccaagccacgtccccttccacaCTTActtcagcacacgtagccacctccacctgatgacatcaccatgacacgtcagtgacacgtatgcatgagtaaggccaactgcggagcggggttcttatttgatacagtatttgatatggtacatttgtaattagctagcttgtagaatatataaggaggccaaccaaccatggtaacacccaggtcgattacctcttgttgcatccactcagtgtacgaGGGCCCTACAGCCCGGTAAATTACTTAGTTTAACCACTTAGgtagtctacaccgccttaagcggctttgttgttacacttagatagcttgtcactgcctttagcggtcttgttgtcgtaggttagctgcttgttgccgTAGATAGGTTCATTGTTGCCTTACAGCGACTCTCTCATTGTACtccgcggccacaagcgccatcccccttgacaccctaacggacgtctaggacactaggtaattgaccttaagtcggttgcaaaccgtgcccaccaagcacacccaaCTCAGCCtcgacaaacaagaaggtcccctgtactagcacgagggaaatcacctgattgggcttgcctttcgctatcaataatcaaactagcgtcggccccaggtagtaccaaattgctataaggcagacggatcctgattgtccgcataccaccggtcaccgcaccctttgtcagcggagctagccagcagatccacccgcttgcagaaaacccgttccacatcacgcccgtacacggcagttgattggtcaatagggactgtccaacgctaggcggttgacgcaagctcttagcgccagtacaataaagcgccctataagtcctgatataggcacccttggctacacagcccccaTTTTCCCCcatcttgcccaccattacctcctgtaccccctcccGCGCTTCCTCctgcgcctcccagcgcaccgcttctcaccaaggccgctcatatccccatgagatggcaacccgttcccggagcTCCGCTCACCCCCAAtcccctcttgatcaaggagagctgggacccactcttccggcaaccACCGATGAGCCAACAAGCCTCAAACCAGAGGTATACAGGGAAATCTCCCTTGgccaagcaatctcccttatcctgggattgcaaaaccaagtcctccggctcgagcgggaactcaaagaaaccaaggaagcaaccaaggaagcccaagactggatgggagcagtcaaccaagccctcacttgcattgaggctaggggtggagccccacacacaccagaagactgGAAACCACTGGCAGtcaaggccacgcccaggcccttatCAAAAACCGACActtttccagcgcctagtgcgcccctcatctcctgggccaaccccagTAAAGCTCCCCCTACCTTTGCTCAGCCAACCCCAGTCCAGGCCCCCCCAAGAagctatactccccctccacctttgcctatccgACTCCgctccccccaagtcccacagccagcggcccctgtagccACTTACCAAGCTCCGGTCAAAgtggaccaccctgacgcctatacagggaagatagggaacaaagcccgccaatggctcacacggatgttggcatgggtacgtctaaatcaacggatgttccccacggatcaggaggtcctgttgttcctcctgatgaacatgaaggacgtagcaggagcctgggctcacccccaccttgatcaacttgggtcccacagggcccttaTCCAAACAGTTGATGAGTTCAAAACGGAGtttttggctgcatttgggaacCCGGATGCCACACGAGCCGCCAAGCGGCAAATCACACAactcactcagacaggaacctgtgctgagtatatcacaaagtttaggaccattgccatggacctagactggaacgacgccgcccttcgtgggcaattcgcacgtggcctccactgggaggtcagccgcctcatcgCCACTCAAGAGCGgcgcccaaccaccctcctggagctgcagaacgcggccctggtcattgataacgccctcTGCGAGGAGCGtaccagccacccgcctaagggtagtaagtctggaacttcctccacccccaatagggggcaagtaccagccaacaggccacaagaccaggacgCCTCTCTAGCAATCCCAATTTTGTCTCTGAGGAGGAGCGAAACCGCCGCCGGGCCAAAGGCCTATGCATCAAGTGTGGCAAGCcaggccacaagtttgcggaatgccgcactggctggaaagccacgcctaaggaggaaggcgtcaagaaagaagccgccaaggttggcaaagagtctggacccaaattgggaaaagactaagggtacctgctgccgcgcgcaaggaccccaaggactctggttgtatagaaatatgtaatatatcaagtagctcaaatagaatctcccccctCTTCACCATTTCTATtacaccagagaaacaagcggaaaacctagaagtcctgatagattcaggcgccacctcctcaTTTTTACACCCCCGTacagcggaactactccgcctccctCTAATAGACCTCCTGCACCCCTGTACTGTtaccatgcttgatgggtcaagcccccaggctggcaagatctggaagaaggcactcctgaccttctcccttgatggcaagaaaatgaccaAAACTTTCCTTatatgtaacacagggtctcacgccgccatcctGGGATTGAAGTGGTTGGacgcccacaacccggaAATTGACTGGAATATGCGCACTCTCACCTTCCCCCACGCACCACCTGAGCATGTGGCCATCgccaaggaagaggaagccaaCCAagaaccccttgaaggagtgccctccaaataccaccaatatgcaaaagtatttggagaggaagaattcaacaagctcccTCCTCACCAGCACTACAATATTGGCATTGAACttacggaagaaggccccttgaactcaCCCTTATACAGTATGACCAATGCCGAGTCTGCCACACTCaaagactggctcagggacaagctcaaggctgggaagatccaaCCCAGCAAATTGTCAATTAGCTCTCCCGTaatgtttgttcccaaaaaggatggctcccgccGTTTGGTCGTTGACTACTGTTGTTTGAATAACcagaccaagaaaaacgtctacccattaccccgtccagatgacctcatggcccagctccgtggtgccaaggtgttCACTAAGCTAGACCTAAGGTGGGGTgacaacaatgtccgtgttaaggaaggggacaaatggaaaactgccttccgcaccaagtacggcctatacgagtccctggtcatgacatttggcctgacaaacgcccctgccgcctttcagcacttcatgaacaaactgttcaaggacttactggatgtatgtgtcatcatctaccttgatgatatcctaatctactctaaggatgacgcaactCACACAAAACATGTCCATGAGGTTCTGAGACGGctaatggagaaccaactTTTTTGCAAGGCGTCCAAAtgtacattccacgtcacctctgtggaatacctgggaatcattgttttGGACAAGGGatttagcctggataagctcaagatccaggccgTGCAAGAATGGCCAACCCCAACCAAAGTCAAGGAGGCCCAGTCCTTCCTGggatttgccaatttcctacaACAGTTTGTGGCCAATTTTAGTCACATGGCGCAACCcctacacaacctagtcaaaaaggacatgccctggaaatgggacgcaagggagcaggaagcattccaaggactaaaagatgccatcacaaacgcccctgtacTACGCCATGCCGACCCCACAAAGCCTTACTTCCTTGAAACAGACACATCCGGCGCGGCCCTGGggtccatactcagtcaacggcAAGAAGACAGACGCCTACACCCACTAGGATttctgtcagaatcatttaaaggtgccaaacagaactacaacacccacgataaggaactcctagccatcatccaatcttttgagtactggcgcatcttcttaGAAGGAACCTTACACCCTATTACTGTGTTTACGgaccaccgcaacctggaatattggaaggagtcccgcACCTTCAACCAacgccatgcacaatggcatctACTCCTTGCCGGTTATAATTTCCAGATAGTCTaccgcccagggaaacagttggGAAAACCGGATGCCCTCTCACGCCGCTTGGATCATGCCAATGTCCCTCCCGCCAATCAAACAATGCTCCCAGATCCCGTATTTGCTAACATAGCCCAAGTGACCCCTGAAAAGGAGCTTCAGCAACAGATCAAGGCTGCCCTGGATCAAGACAAGTCTCTGGAGGAGATATTACAGTTCCTCCagaacaaatccaaggcaccaccctcAATCAAACAAGCCTTTAAGGACTATGAGATGGAGGCCAGATTActgttctaccaaggacaaattgtagtaCCTGACGTAGGCACCCTGAGGACAGATTTGCTTTGCATTTTCCACGACAGTCCATTGGCTGGTCACCCAGGCAGGCAACAAACTCTGGAATTTGTATCAcgtaactactactggccggGCATCCGCGCAGATACATATTGGCACGtagactcctgtgaaacctgccaaAGGATCAGAAAGCCCAAGTATGCCTCCATTCCCCCCAACCGCTTGAGTTACCAaccagaccctggcaacacgtctcctatgacatgattgtagacctGCCAAGGGACGGAAGTAACAACTCCATACTGGTCATAATAGACAGTTTCACAAAATACGgaatctttgtcaaatgttccaagaagctcaaagcacCCGAGCTAGCGGAACTGTTCCTGGAACATGTGTGGAAACGTCATGGAATGCCGGAAAAGACAATATTGGACAGGGGCAgagtcttcaacaacaagttcctaCAAGCACTGTACAAACGATTAGGCATTGACCCAcacttctcctcagcgtACCACCCGcaaagcaacggacaaacggaacaaGTGAACCCCtctattgaacacttcctaagggctTACTCCGGTATcaatcaacgggactggacaaggtggctcccaatggcggaatttgcatacaacaacgccgtaCATAGCAGTACTGGGAAAACCCCGTTCAAGGCCttatacggatgggaaccttccCTGACCCCGTCCaacgtaccaacagatgtcctGGAAGCCAATGATCTAGCTCAGACGATGGAAGCCCAGTGGAGAGAAGTAGAAGCTGCACTCTGGCAATCCAAGACAAGAATGACCGCTGGAGAGGAAGGAAGCCCAACCGTGTTTGAAGTAGGGGAAGAAGTATGGCttgacgccaaaaacgttaACCTAAAAACCTTGAGTCCCAAACTGACAGAACAACGCTTGGGACCATTCAAAGTctccaagaaaatctccgaccgtGCTTACCGACTCAAACTCCCTTCAACTATGCgcatccacaatgtcttctacatGGGACTattgtcaaaagtcaaaagagATGACAAGCGCGCCTTTGAAAATTGTCCCcctccagtcaccgtggatggggaagaagagtacaaggtTGAAGGGatcacggacatggaagaaaggaacggaaaatggttctttagggtaaaatggaagggctatggatcagaggagaacacctgggaaccaagggaaaacttcaaaaacgccgaaaaaatcctaAAAAATTTTGAGAAAAAGATGAgagagaaggcccttggcgctgccaaggcccttagagggggggcagtgttgtagatacaatcaataccagggaatttattcccattttctcgaatttaaacaaagacaaacggacaaccttttcaatcacgtgactttggcgcttatatatcatacgctaagcgccaagccacgtccccttccacaCTTActtcagcacacgtagccacctccacctgatgacatcaccatgacacgtcagtgacacgtatgcatgagtaaggccaactgcggagcggggttcttatttgatacagtatttgatatggtacatttgtaattagctagcttgtagaatatataaggaggccaaccaaccatggtaacacccaggtcgattacctcttgtcgcatccactcagtgtacgaGGGCCCTACAGCCTGGTAAATTACTTAGTTtaaccacttagatagtctacaccgccttaagcggctttgttgttacacttagatagcttgtcactgcctttagcggtcttgttgtcgtaggttagctgcttgttgccgTAGATAGGTTCATTGTTGCCTTACAGCAACTCTTTCATTGTACtctgcggccacaagcgccatcccccttgacgccctaatggacgtctaggacagccaAGAtcggcaaagagtctggacccaaattgggaaaagactaagggtgcctgctgctgcgcgcaaggaccccaaggactctggctgtttggaaatttgtaatatatctcgTAGCTCAAATAGAATGTCACCCCTATTCACAATTCCAATTACGCCAGAGAAGAAAGCGGAatacttagaagtcctgattgactcaggcgccacctagTCATTTATGCATCCCCGTACCGCAGAATCACTCCGTCTTCCCCTCATAGATCTCCCTTCACCCCGCACCGTcaccatgcttgatgggtcaagcccccaggctggaaaaatttggaagaaggctaacctaaccttctcctttgatggcaagcgcATGACAGAAACCTTCCTAATCTGTAACACAGGATCTCatgccgccatcttgggattgaaatggttagataACCACAACCCAGAAATAGATTGGAATCTGcaaaccctctccttcccccacaAGCCACCAGAACACGCTGCCAttgctgaggaggaggaagctgatgaAAAcacccttgaaggagtaccccctgaataccatcaatacgccaaggtatttggggaagaagaattcaacaagcttcccccacacaggcattatgacattggCATTGAGTTAACGGACAAAGGCCCCCTGAATTCCCCCCtgtatagcatgactgacgccaagTCAGCCACACTGaaagattggctcagggacgaacTCAAGGCTGGTAAAATTTGCCCCAGTAAATTgtccatcagttcccccgtcatgtttgtgcccaaaaaggatggctcctgCCAATTGGTAGTTGATTACCGTTGCCTAAATAACCAGACAAAGAAGATTGTTTATCCGTTACCCCGCCcagatgatctcatggcccagctccatgGTGCCAGGATTTTTACCAAGCTGGATCTACaatggggttataacaacgtTTGAGTAaaggaaggcaacaaatggaaaatgGCCTTCCGCACGAAATACGGGTtatacaagtccctggttatgacctttggcctgactAATGCACCGGcggccttccaacacttcatgaatgagttattcaaggatttattggatgtatgcgtcatcatctatcTGGATGACATCTtaatctactcaaaggatgacgcgtCACACACCCAacatgttcatgaagtcctaCGTTGGTTAATGgaaaaccagttgttctgcaaagcATCTAAGTGCACGTTTCACGTTGCATCTGTAGAATACTTGGGGATTATTGTGTtggataagggtttcagcctggataagctcaaaatccaggcggtccaagaatggcccgTGCCTaccaaggttaaggaagtccaatccttccttgggtttgccaacttcctacgCCGGTTTGTAgccaatttcagccacaTAGCCAGACCTCTGCACAATCTGGTTAAAAAGGATACAATCTGGAAATGGGCTgccaaggaacaagaagcgtTCCAGGGACTTaaggatgccatcaccaacgcacCCGTCCTTTGTCACGCCGACCCAGGGAAACCTtactacctagaaacggTTGCTTCAGGCGCAGCCCTAGGATCAATATTGagccaacgccaagaagaCGGCCGTCTCCATCCAATAGGTTTCTTGttggaatcattcaagggtgccaaacagaattacaacacccacaataaggaactcttggcaatcatctgttcatttgagtactggcagatcttcttggaaggaacccttTACCCCATCATTGTATTCACCAATCACTGCAACTTGGAgtattggaaggaatcccaaaCATTCAACCGCCGCCATGCTAGATGGCACCTATTACTAGCCggttataacttccagattgtgtaCAGGCccggaaaacaatcagggaagccagatgcTTTATCACGTTGATTGGATCATGCGGATATCCCACCAGAACCCCAGTCCATGCTACCAGACCAggtatttgccaatgttgccTTGGTTACACCAGAAAAGGAGCTACAACGGCAGATCAAGTCATCCCTAGAtcaagacaagtccctgggggaaatcctccagttcctgcagaacaagtccaaagcacccccctccatcaaacgcacGTTTaaggattatgaaatggaggctggcctactcttctaccaaggacaaattgtagtccctgacgTGGGAACACTAAGGACAGACCTACTGCGCATCTTCCacgacagccccttggcgGGACACCCGGGAAGACAACGCACGCTAGAGTTGGTATCAAGaagctactactggcccggcaTCCGTGCTGATacatactggcatgtggattcctgtgaGGTATGCCAACGGATCAGGAAGCCAAAATACACATCTATTCCCCCTCAGCCGCTTGAACTCCCTGTTAGACCCTGGCAGCCTGTGTCTTACGACATGATAGTGGACCTACCTAAGGATGGAAACACAGACTCAATCCTAGTAATTATTGACAGTTTCACAAAATACGGGATTTTTgtaaaatgctccaagaaactcaaagcaCCCAAGTTAGCggaactattcctggaaaacGTATGGAAGCGCCATGGCAGGCCAGAAAAAACCATATCCAACAGAGggagggtcttcaacaacaaattcttATGTgccctgtacaaacgccttggcattgatccccacttctcctccaCCTATCATCCCCAGAGCAACAGACAAACAGAACGCGTCAATCCCTCTAtcaaacacttcctcagggcttactcaggggttaaccaaagggactggactaGATGGCTTCCCATGGCAgagtttgcatacaacaatgccgtacatagcagcacagGCAAGACACCTTTTAAAGCcctgtatggatgggaacccacaCTGACCCTGTCAAATATACCAACAGACGTTCCAGAGGCGGATGACCTTGCCCggacaatggaggcacaatggaaggaagtggaagcggcactccggcaatctaagcaacaaATGATAGCCGGAGAAAGTGGAAAACCAACGgagtttgagattggagaagaggtTTGGCTAGATGCCAAGAATGttaacctcaaaaccctgagtcccaaactaacggaacaacgcctagggcCATTCAGGGTTACCAAGAAGATCTCCAACCAAGCttaccgcctggaactccccccaacaatgcggattcacaacgtcttctatgtagggCTCTTatctaaagtcaaaagggacaagaagcgcgcctttgagaaccgccccccaccagtcaccgtggacggggaggaagaatacaaggtagaagggatcaccaatgccaaagaaaggaatgggaagtggtttttccaagtcaaatggaagggatacgggTCTGAGGAAAATacgtgggaaccccaagaaaacttaaaaaacgccaaaaaaattctagaaaagtacaaaaaagacatgagaaagaaggcccttggcgccgccaaggcccttaagaggggggcagtgttgtagacacacttgataccagggaatttattcccattttcttgattttaaacaaagacaaacaaacaacatttttgatcacgtgactttggcgcttatatcacacactaagcgccaagccatgtccccatccgcgcttacctcagcatacgtagccacctccacctgatgacatcactatgacacgtcagtgacacgtatgcatgagtaaggccgactgcggattggggttcttatttgatacggtattgcataaagttgtatttgtaattaggtagctctgtaatatataaggaggccaaccaaccatggtaacacccaggttgattacctcttgttgcatctctaaacctgtacaaggccttaggccagtaattACTAAGTCTCCACCTGTAcccattgccttaagcaacttcctcattgtagatacatagcttgccattgtcaTTAGGactttggtcattgtacttaggtagttagtcattgtaggtagcctccccaccgccttaagcggtctacTCAgtccatacagccacaagcgcccgctacctagacgacccttaaggacgtctaggacagtttgcctaataagtataggacttgtatgtgcttaagtaagacttaagacttatggggtttatctaaaatatatctaggatttatgagatattatagataaagctatctacaatataggggtatggtggattgaaacactatcactcaatcacaacaatccttacagtattgttgcactatactcaatgttgaactcaacaactgtgacagtcaaggggcacagggttgcagtaagtacaccaataggttaccctgtgtctgttgggactggcctatggtcttagtgcgccaaataacctcctatgctatttacagtgagtcaatcactaaagtaaatgcacagataagctgttaaaggcttgtgtgtatatgtcaatatataagagtaaaagtaggatgcattagaagcgtcttcacagggtccttttataccctgagaaggcgcacatacaagtatatacatgattgataccaagagagggtacaggaggtacatatggccactgaaacacttgagggagccaatactttggtacatagtaaacaaacaacagatcctaatatttgccccaaggcagtatttacctgtgtgggtccttagatgtcccaaggctaagtgtttcatccttggagtaaacagtcccaaaggtaggatactgctgcattgggtacttacagtaaatggggcataactctgccaaatgttgtctgttttgggagtttgacccagcgttctggagcgcacaaatatgcgcacctaagcgcaagcgattcggcagtgtgggatgcccgggtgatggagaaaaggcgcatttagtgcattggcgcttaagggctgattaagcgccggagcacttgcctatgcaa is a genomic window containing:
- a CDS encoding Retrotransposable element Tf2 protein; its protein translation is MHPRTAESLRLPLIDLPSPRTVTMLDGSSPQAGKIWKKANLTFSFDGKRMTETFLICNTGSHAAILGLKWLDNHNPEIDWNLQTLSFPHKPPEHAAIAEEEEADENTLEGVPPEYHQYAKVFGEEEFNKLPPHRHYDIGIELTDKGPLNSPLYSMTDAKSATLKDWLRDELKAGKICPSKLSISSPVMFVPKKDGSCQLVVDYRCLNNQTKKIVYPLPRPDDLMAQLHGARIFTKLDLQWGYNNV
- a CDS encoding Retrotransposable element Tf2 protein, coding for MLDGSSPQAGKIWKKALLTFSLDGKKMTKTFLICNTGSHAAILGLKWLDAHNPEIDWNMRTLTFPHAPPEHVAIAKEEEANQEPLEGVPSKYHQYAKVFGEEEFNKLPPHQHYNIGIELTEEGPLNSPLYSMTNAESATLKDWLRDKLKAGKIQPSKLSISSPVMFVPKKDGSRRLVVDYCCLNNQTKKNVYPLPRPDDLMAQLRGAKVFTKLDLRWGDNNVRVKEGDKWKTAFRTKYGLYESLVMTFGLTNAPAAFQHFMNKLFKDLLDVCVIIYLDDILIYSKDDATHTKHVHEVLRRLMENQLFCKASKCTFHVTSVEYLGIIVLDKGFSLDKLKIQAVQEWPTPTKVKEAQSFLGFANFLQQFVANFSHMAQPLHNLVKKDMPWKWDAREQEAFQGLKDAITNAPVLRHADPTKPYFLETDTSGAALGSILSQRQEDRRLHPLGFLSESFKGAKQNYNTHDKELLAIIQSFEYWRIFLEGTLHPITVFTDHRNLEYWKESRTFNQRHAQWHLLLAGYNFQIVYRPGKQLGKPDALSRRLDHANVPPANQTMLPDPVFANIAQVTPEKELQQQIKAALDQDKSLEEILQFLQNKSKAPPSIKQAFKDYEMEARLLFYQGQIVVPDVGTLRTDLLCIFHDSPLAGHPGRQQTLEFVSRNYYWPGIRADTYWHVDSCETCQRIRKPKPWQHVSYDMIVDLPRDGSNNSILVIIDSFTKYGIFVKCSKKLKAPELAELFLEHVWKRHGMPEKTILDRGRVFNNKFLQALYKRLGIDPHFSSAYHPQSNGQTEQVNPSIEHFLRAYSGINQRDWTRWLPMAEFAYNNAVHSSTGKTPFKALYGWEPSLTPSNVPTDVLEANDLAQTMEAQWREVEAALWQSKTRMTAGEEGSPTVFEVGEEVWLDAKNVNLKTLSPKLTEQRLGPFKVSKKISDRAYRLKLPSTMRIHNVFYMGLLSKVKRDDKRAFENCPPPVTVDGEEEYKVEGITDMEERNGKWFFRVKWKGYGSEENTWEPRENFKNAEKILKNFEKKMREKALGAAKALRGGAVL
- a CDS encoding Retrotransposon gag protein — its product is MATRSRSSAHPQSPLDQGELGPTLPATTDEPTSLKPEVYREISLGQAISLILGLQNQVLRLERELKETKEATKEAQDWMGAVNQALTCIEARGGAPHTPEDWKPLAVKATPRPLSKTDTFPAPSAPLISWANPSKAPPTFAQPTPVQAPPRSYTPPPPLPIRLRSPQVPQPAAPVATYQAPVKVDHPDAYTGKIGNKARQWLTRMLAWVRLNQRMFPTDQEVLLFLLMNMKDVAGAWAHPHLDQLGSHRALIQTVDEFKTEFLAAFGNPDATRAAKRQITQLTQTGTCAEYITKFRTIAMDLDWNDAALRGQFARGLHWEVSRLIATQERRPTTLLELQNAALVIDNALCEERTSHPPKGRRLSSNPNFVSEEERNRRRAKGLCIKCGKPGHKFAECRTGWKATPKEEGVKKEAAKVGKESGPKLGKD
- a CDS encoding Retrotransposon-derived protein PEG10, whose amino-acid sequence is MATRSQSTACPPSPLNQGELGPAILATANEPTSLEPKVYGEISLGCAISLLLGLQNQVLRLKRELEEQKEATKEAQDWMGAVDQALTCIKTRGGAPHTPEDRKPPAIEATPRPIPKTNPLPAPSAPLIAWANPTKAPPAFAQPTPIRAPPQVHTPPTSAPIRLQSPHVPQPVAAYQPPVKVDHPDAYTGKIGNEARQWLTRMLAWVHLNQRMFPTDQETLSFLLMNMKDVAGAWAHPHLDQLGSHRASIQTVDNFRMEFLTAFGNPDATQAAKRQITNLTQTGTCAEYITRFRTIAMDLDWNNAALRGQFARGLHWEVSHLIATRKQRPTTLLELQNAALVIDGALREERASHPPKGSKSGTSSSTPNRGASTSQQATRPGRLSNNPNFVSKEEQNRRRAEGLCIKCSKLGHKFAECRTGWKATPKEEGVKKESANVVDTIDTREFIPIFSNLNKDKRTTFSIT